The proteins below are encoded in one region of Paracoccus sp. N5:
- a CDS encoding CDP-alcohol phosphatidyltransferase family protein → MTEDFSRRPIASRNTKWAAYVTRRLVARGVAPNRISAGSVVAAALAGGAFATAGAVTPLWGIGLLLLLGAALTQLRLLCNLFDGLVAVEGGMASPDGAFWNEVPDRLSDLLILAGFGMASGRLELGLLAGALAILTAYLREFGRAAGFGSDFRGPGAKSHRMAVVTLGALAQVAGLIAGWGWPILPWALWLVLALTAATVIRRSLRILRRMRG, encoded by the coding sequence ATGACCGAGGATTTCAGCCGGCGGCCGATCGCCAGCCGCAACACGAAATGGGCCGCCTATGTGACGCGGCGGCTGGTCGCCCGGGGCGTGGCGCCGAACCGCATCTCGGCCGGTTCGGTGGTGGCGGCGGCGCTGGCGGGCGGCGCCTTCGCCACGGCGGGGGCGGTGACGCCGCTGTGGGGGATCGGGCTGCTTCTGCTGCTGGGCGCGGCGCTTACCCAGCTGCGGCTGCTTTGCAACCTTTTCGACGGGCTGGTCGCGGTCGAGGGCGGCATGGCCAGCCCCGACGGCGCCTTCTGGAACGAGGTGCCGGACCGGCTGTCCGACCTGCTGATCCTCGCGGGCTTCGGCATGGCCTCGGGGCGGCTCGAACTGGGCCTGCTGGCGGGCGCGCTGGCGATCCTGACCGCTTACCTGCGCGAATTCGGCCGCGCGGCGGGCTTCGGCTCGGATTTCCGCGGGCCGGGGGCCAAGTCGCATCGCATGGCGGTGGTCACGCTGGGCGCGCTGGCGCAGGTCGCGGGCCTGATCGCGGGCTGGGGCTGGCCGATCCTGCCCTGGGCGCTGTGGCTGGTTCTGGCGCTGACGGCGGCGACCGTGATCCGCCGCAGCCTGCGCATCCTGCGCCGGATGCGCGGCTAG